The Reichenbachiella carrageenanivorans region CAAAGCCTGTCATTTGTCCGAAAGAGACTGCTCTATCCAAAGAAGACATCAAAAACTGACAGAAGAAACACCATGTCCTGCAACGGTCATGAACGATAAACTTCGTAAGAAAATGGGAGAAGCTGCCATCAAAGGTGCCGAAGCCATCAAATACGAAGGTGCAGGTACAGTAGAGTTTTTGCTAGACAAGCACGGCGACTTCTATTTCATGGAAATGAATACTCGTATCCAAGTAGAACACCCGATCACGGAAGAGGTCACTGATTTTGATTTGATCAAAGAGCAAATCAAAGTAGCAGCTGGCATCAAGATTTCTGGCAAGAACTACTTCCCTCAGTTGCACGCCATAGAATGTAGAATCAATGCAGAAGATCCTTCGAAGGATTTCCGTCCTTCTCCAGGCAAAATCACGCATCTACATATGCCAGGTGGCCATGGTGTACGAGTGGATAGTCATGTATATGCTGGCTACACCATTCCTCCAAACTATGATTCGATGATCGCCAAACTAATCGTGTCGGCTCAGACTAGAGAAGAGGCTTTGGTGAGAATGAAAAGAGCACTGAGCGAATTTGTAATCGAAGGGATAAAAACTACAATCCCTTTTCATATCAAATTAATGGACGATGAAATATTCAAATCAGGTCAATTCACCACTTCCTTTATGGAAACTTTCGACTTGAGTGATTTGTAATTATTTAATTCGAAATACAATATTTACTTTAGTAACCACGCTATTCCAAATGGCGTGGTTATTTTTTTGACATGAAAAACCTCATTCCCTTTATTCTGATACTCCTCTGTGTATTTGACAATCAAAAGGCTTTCGCTCAAGATTCACTCAAACAAAAAACAAAGGAAATACATTTAGGCATTGGACCCGCCTCCTACAGCGGAGACTTAGGGAAAGCCTATGCAGGAAGTTCCTTACTATTCACCGCTGGGCTCAAATTCAACAATAACAAAAAGCTAAATGGAAATGTAAAAATCTCAATTGGCTCGGTGACCGGACAAGAACTAGACTATGCCACAACAGACGACTCTGGCGTACCTGCCACCCCAAACACTTTCTTCAAAAGCACTTTTATTGGGCTCAATTATGAAGCGCAATTCAACTTTATCAATAAAGAAAAAATCAAAGTTTACCTTTCTCAGGGTATAGGGCTTTTCAGATTTGACCCTAGAAATGAGGAAGACAACAGACTCTCTGACCTCCCAGATACGCGACCGGTCGGGGAAAGCTATCGCAACATAGTGATACAACTACCGACTCAACTCGGTGCTAAATACTACCTCCCCAATGATTTTGCTCTAGGTATTCAGGTCGGATTCATCAATCCTATTACTGATCACTTAGACAACCTAGCCATATGGGGCAATAAGAATGGCAATGACAATATTTTGTCTTTCCAATTTCAAATCCATGCTCCTCTATCTCCTAGATAAGTATATTTGCGGCCATGATTCATCGGATATTTAAAATATGTGTATTCGTCCTAGCTGCTGTTTTCATGAGCAGCTTTGCTCACGGACAAACCAATTTTGGCATATATGTAGGCTCTGTAACCAATAAATTTGAAGGAGACGATGTGTCTAAACTAACTGATCTTAGATTTAGCATCAAAAGCACGATAACCACTGGTGTCGTTATAGACATCCCTGTGGCATCCGACGTATATATCACAATCATACCAGGGTACAAAACCATTGCTGGAACAACCTACAAATCCAACCCCCTCTATGAAGTGCAGGTCAATTTAGGCCTATCCCCCACTGCCCCGAGATACAAAGATATTTCCGATATCAAACTGCAATATATCGCACTCCCTGTACTACTCAAGGTCATTTCTAACAATGAAAGGTGGCAATTCATGGCAGGTATAGAATCTGCTTGGAGCTTTAGCTCCAAGCTCACCGATTTAGAAATCGATAGCAAAATAGAAATCGGTCAACACATCCGAGACATCAATGTATCTGCCATTTTTGGATTTGGCTACAGGTTCAATCTATTAAAACAAAAATTTGCTTTCGACCTCATGTACACCCAAGGACTACTCAATGTATCTAGCGGCTATCAGCTAGATGTGGCTAGTGTACCCAGAGTAAAGACCACCACTGGTGAAAGTAGACTAACCTGGTATCTCCCTCTCAAATCAGCCAAAAAACAATGAAAAGCACATTCACTCTCCTATTCGTCTGTGTATTTACTACTATTGGCTACGCTCAAGCGCAAACCGAGCAAACGACCAAGGCACCAAGCCTGAATAGTCACAAATACGTCAATTTCGAATCCATGAAGTCTCCCTTCATCACAACCAACTTTTTCTTAGAATTAGGAATGGGAGAATCAGGCCTTTTTACAACACAAGGAGTGCCTGTAGGAGACACTACACGATTAAACTTGAGTGGAGAAATACTATTCGTAGAACTCAAGGGTGGCTATCAGCAACGCGTCAAAGACTGGATTTCATTTTTTGTGAATATCGACTACGCTGCCCGCCTGGGCAATAGTGTAGAAAGCTTATATGTAAGTGGAGTAAACACCATTCTTACAGTAGAACCTGGCATTGTTTTTAAAGCCTTGAAAACAGAAAAAACAGCTCTATCTGGCTATGTAAAACTGACCAATACCCAGTCTAGCATTGTAGACATCCAAGAGTATCTAAACGACCTAATTGTAGGAAAAAAATATGCCAGTATCACCAAAGACGTACCTGCTCTCAATGGAGGTGGCGGCATCGTTCTTTTACATGCCTTCAGTCCCAGTTTCGGTTTCAATTTTGATGGGCAATTAGTCTATGGTGAAACCCTAAAAAGAGACAACCCAAAATTTCAATACTACATTGGTTCTAATATTTCATTCAACCTTGATCACTTACTCAAAATACCTGTAAGCCTGATCGTAGGTGGCTATGCCAACACTCTCACTAATGCATTTTCTACGCAAGGCAGCCTCACCTCCACCTTTAGCATAAAAGTGGCTTACACGGGCTCTGATAACTTTACCATAGGAATAGAGACCTACCGAGGGCAAACCCCAATAGAAGACACCAACCAACGTGTTCAATTGAACGGATTTAGTTTTGTGTCTCGGTTTTATTTCTAATAAAAAAACAAAAAAGCAGCTCATATTGCTATGAGCTGCTTTGCTTTAGATCTTTCTATTTCGGGCTTATCGCCCCATGCTCTGCATGTTGATTTCTTTCTCTTTGTATC contains the following coding sequences:
- the accC gene encoding acetyl-CoA carboxylase biotin carboxylase subunit; the protein is MFKKILIANRGEIALRVIRTCREMGISTVAVYSTADKESLHVKFADEAVCIGPAPSKDSYLNMKAIISAAEITNADAIHPGFGFLSENAEFSQICEEYNIKFIGASAEMINQMGDKASAKDTMKKAGVPTIPGSEGLLSSVEEGKKIAKKIKYPVILKATAGGGGRGMRIVKEESGFQKAWDDARQESKAAFGNDGMYLEKYIEDPRHVEIQIVGDSTGKACHLSERDCSIQRRHQKLTEETPCPATVMNDKLRKKMGEAAIKGAEAIKYEGAGTVEFLLDKHGDFYFMEMNTRIQVEHPITEEVTDFDLIKEQIKVAAGIKISGKNYFPQLHAIECRINAEDPSKDFRPSPGKITHLHMPGGHGVRVDSHVYAGYTIPPNYDSMIAKLIVSAQTREEALVRMKRALSEFVIEGIKTTIPFHIKLMDDEIFKSGQFTTSFMETFDLSDL
- a CDS encoding DUF6089 family protein, which produces MKNLIPFILILLCVFDNQKAFAQDSLKQKTKEIHLGIGPASYSGDLGKAYAGSSLLFTAGLKFNNNKKLNGNVKISIGSVTGQELDYATTDDSGVPATPNTFFKSTFIGLNYEAQFNFINKEKIKVYLSQGIGLFRFDPRNEEDNRLSDLPDTRPVGESYRNIVIQLPTQLGAKYYLPNDFALGIQVGFINPITDHLDNLAIWGNKNGNDNILSFQFQIHAPLSPR
- a CDS encoding PorT family protein, producing MSSFAHGQTNFGIYVGSVTNKFEGDDVSKLTDLRFSIKSTITTGVVIDIPVASDVYITIIPGYKTIAGTTYKSNPLYEVQVNLGLSPTAPRYKDISDIKLQYIALPVLLKVISNNERWQFMAGIESAWSFSSKLTDLEIDSKIEIGQHIRDINVSAIFGFGYRFNLLKQKFAFDLMYTQGLLNVSSGYQLDVASVPRVKTTTGESRLTWYLPLKSAKKQ